The Watersipora subatra chromosome 1, tzWatSuba1.1, whole genome shotgun sequence genome has a window encoding:
- the LOC137400053 gene encoding PDZ and LIM domain protein 3-like isoform X2: MATTINPNPGSQIFKVCLSRPNSSVSWGFRLQGGADFSTALSIQLVQPGSVAEQSGLQARDGILQINGAATETLDHETAKMEIIRAGNEIEFLVQRGAVTTWKPSVTSMSDLKPSELQAHTLPGNSAPVQKTSLTINQQQPVNHIGSSHNRSARPFGATQPQGRSTISPEAHVSIRDSFPDAAGRTTTRNQLQQEYLKECEGVVPKVDYDVQPSLRQQSYSPHQPTQPKPFSPTYQPTSPVYQPLSPGQQPMSPSQQPMSPSQQPMSPGRQPLSPGQQPMSPGSKVMHAQFNTPLGIYSNKNVGDTFQQQASVMKNDFGKDISDRLSDVTFKTGSDVAEQKGVAGVKSVQAPRAGAKMTGPRHKQPTSKCYVCGNFISGVFVRVKEHCLHSECLKCAQCGRNLKNIGYIWVQDSIYCVQHARELTRPPGGGYTAYVIDAPQDN, encoded by the exons ATGGCGACAACAATCAACCCAAACCCTGGATcacaaatttttaaagtttgtctaaGCAGACCCAACAGTTCAGTATCATGGGGATTTAGATTGCAAGGTGGTGCGGACTTTTCTACAGCATTATCTATTCAGCTG GTGCAACCAGGAAGCGTGGCTGAACAGTCTGGTCTTCAGGCTCGTGATGGCATCCTCCAGATCAATGGAGCCGCTACCGAAACACTAGATCATGAAACTGCAAAGATGGAAATCATTAGAGCTGGAAATGAAATAGAATTTCTTGTTCAGAG GGGTGCTGTAACTACATGGAAACCATCGGTGACCTCAATGTCAGATCTAAAGCCCTCGGAACTGCAAGCGCACACTCTGCCAGGAAATTCTGCGCCTGTCCAGAAGACTTCTCTTACAATCAATCAACAG CAACCTGTCAACCACATCGGCAGCTCTCACAACAGGTCAGCAAGACCATTTGGTGCAACACAGCCACAAGGTCGATCAACCATATCACCAGAAGCTCATGTATCTATCAGAGACTCTTTTCCGGATGCAGCTGGTCGTACAACCACCAGGAATCAG CTCCAGCAAGAATATCTCAAAGAGTGCGAGGGAGTTGTCCCTAAGGTAGACTACGATGTCCAGCCTTCACTTCGACAGCAATCATACTCTCCCCATCAGCCCACTCAGCCCAAGCCTTTCTCCCCAACCTACCAGCCCACTTCACCTGTCTACCAACCACTATCTCCCGGTCAACAGCCAATGTCTCCCAGTCAACAGCCAATGTCTCCCAGTCAACAGCCAATGTCTCCCGGTCGACAGCCCCTGTCTCCCGGTCAACAGCCAATGTCTCCTGGTTCCAAAGTGATGCATGCTCAATTTAACACTCCCCTTGGCATCTACTCTAACAAGAACGTTGGCGATACTTTCCAACAACAAGCCAGCGTCATGAAGAATGATTTTGGAAA AGATATTAGTGATAGACTCTCTGACGTAACTTTCAAAACAGGATCTGATGTCGCTGAGCAGAAAG GGGTGGCAGGAGTAAAGTCTGTGCAGGCACCTCGAGCTGGAGCTAAGATGACTGGACCTCGGCACAAGCAACCAACTTCCAAGTGTTACGTCTGTGGTAACTTCATCAG cGGAGTCTTTGTGAGAGTGAAAGAGCATTGTTTGCATTCTGAGTGTCTCAAGTGCGCACAGTGTGGTAGAAACCTGAAGAACATTG GCTACATTTGGGTGCAAGACAGCATATACTGTGTGCAACATGCCAGAGAGCTGACAAGACCACCTGGTGGAGGATATACAGCCTATGTTATTGATGCGCCCCAAGACAATTAG
- the LOC137400053 gene encoding PDZ and LIM domain protein 3-like isoform X1, giving the protein MATTINPNPGSQIFKVCLSRPNSSVSWGFRLQGGADFSTALSIQLVQPGSVAEQSGLQARDGILQINGAATETLDHETAKMEIIRAGNEIEFLVQRGAVTTWKPSVTSMSDLKPSELQAHTLPGNSAPVQKTSLTINQQQPVNHIGSSHNRSARPFGATQPQGRSTISPEAHVSIRDSFPDAAGRTTTRNQLQQEYLKECEGVVPKVDYDVQPSLRQQSYSPHQPTQPKPFSPTYQPTSPVYQPLSPGQQPMSPSQQPMSPSQQPMSPGRQPLSPGQQPMSPGSKVMHAQFNTPLGIYSNKNVGDTFQQQASVMKNDFGNMSLHDEHADKPIAVSHNNNNIMKSPTKLEPEKSAVQLALEQEEQPEIGLYKGGKVQSKSFKMLELELIEGERRMSATTTNGVAGVKSVQAPRAGAKMTGPRHKQPTSKCYVCGNFISGVFVRVKEHCLHSECLKCAQCGRNLKNIGYIWVQDSIYCVQHARELTRPPGGGYTAYVIDAPQDN; this is encoded by the exons ATGGCGACAACAATCAACCCAAACCCTGGATcacaaatttttaaagtttgtctaaGCAGACCCAACAGTTCAGTATCATGGGGATTTAGATTGCAAGGTGGTGCGGACTTTTCTACAGCATTATCTATTCAGCTG GTGCAACCAGGAAGCGTGGCTGAACAGTCTGGTCTTCAGGCTCGTGATGGCATCCTCCAGATCAATGGAGCCGCTACCGAAACACTAGATCATGAAACTGCAAAGATGGAAATCATTAGAGCTGGAAATGAAATAGAATTTCTTGTTCAGAG GGGTGCTGTAACTACATGGAAACCATCGGTGACCTCAATGTCAGATCTAAAGCCCTCGGAACTGCAAGCGCACACTCTGCCAGGAAATTCTGCGCCTGTCCAGAAGACTTCTCTTACAATCAATCAACAG CAACCTGTCAACCACATCGGCAGCTCTCACAACAGGTCAGCAAGACCATTTGGTGCAACACAGCCACAAGGTCGATCAACCATATCACCAGAAGCTCATGTATCTATCAGAGACTCTTTTCCGGATGCAGCTGGTCGTACAACCACCAGGAATCAG CTCCAGCAAGAATATCTCAAAGAGTGCGAGGGAGTTGTCCCTAAGGTAGACTACGATGTCCAGCCTTCACTTCGACAGCAATCATACTCTCCCCATCAGCCCACTCAGCCCAAGCCTTTCTCCCCAACCTACCAGCCCACTTCACCTGTCTACCAACCACTATCTCCCGGTCAACAGCCAATGTCTCCCAGTCAACAGCCAATGTCTCCCAGTCAACAGCCAATGTCTCCCGGTCGACAGCCCCTGTCTCCCGGTCAACAGCCAATGTCTCCTGGTTCCAAAGTGATGCATGCTCAATTTAACACTCCCCTTGGCATCTACTCTAACAAGAACGTTGGCGATACTTTCCAACAACAAGCCAGCGTCATGAAGAATGATTTTGGAAA CATGTCATTGCATGATGAGCACGCTGATAAACCTATCGCTGTCTCCcacaataacaataacattatGAAATCACCCACAAAATTAGAACCCGAAAAATCAGCTGTTCAACTCGCCCTTGAACAGGAAGAGCAGCCTGAGATAGGCCTGTACAAGGGAGGCAAAGTGCAATCTAAATCATTTAAAATGTTGGAGCTAGAGCTGATCGAGGGAGAAAGACGAATGAGTGCTACTACAACTAATG GGGTGGCAGGAGTAAAGTCTGTGCAGGCACCTCGAGCTGGAGCTAAGATGACTGGACCTCGGCACAAGCAACCAACTTCCAAGTGTTACGTCTGTGGTAACTTCATCAG cGGAGTCTTTGTGAGAGTGAAAGAGCATTGTTTGCATTCTGAGTGTCTCAAGTGCGCACAGTGTGGTAGAAACCTGAAGAACATTG GCTACATTTGGGTGCAAGACAGCATATACTGTGTGCAACATGCCAGAGAGCTGACAAGACCACCTGGTGGAGGATATACAGCCTATGTTATTGATGCGCCCCAAGACAATTAG